The following is a genomic window from Acetobacteroides hydrogenigenes.
GAAGTAAAAGCCATTTGGAAACATGGCAGGCCTATGACAATGGATTAGCCTCTATTGCTAAAGAAATTGGACCTTCATTTCTTCTATTTTACGGCTGCATAATCGGACCATTTATGGAAGAGGCTGCCTTCAGGCTCCCTTTCTCCTTTAAGCGCGGCCATGTCTTAGTTGGGCTGCCTATTCTTGTACTCCTAATCTCATTCGTCTTGGGCAATTGGTATTTATTTGTTGGAGTTGTTATTCTAATGGGAAGCGTAGCTTTTTTTGTTCGTCAAAAAATTACTCAGGAACAGCTGGATGCCTTAAAGAAGAAGCATGGTAAGACGCTACTTCATTCAGTCGCATTGCTGTTTGCCCTACTGCATATCGGAAATTACGGTGAGTTTAGCATTACCCACATGGGCAGCTACTTCTTCTCCATTGGTAGCATCCTGATATCTGCTTATTTTTTCTACTACGTAAGATTACGTGCCGGTTTTCTTTATGGCTTTGTACTGCATGCAGCAATGAATTCTTTTATGCTTTCTGAATTCTTCCACAATTAACCAATCAGCTTAGAACAAATATGCGTTACAAAAAACATAAGACGGTGCATTTATTTTATCTGGCTTGCCAGCTCTAATTATTAATACAGAACCAACATGGATAACGTTGAAGAACTTAAAAAGCAAAACAAACGGCTAAAAATAGCCAATGCCATTATTAAAGCATATGTGTTTATGCTTATAATATACTATTCCGTACACATTATTGTAGGATACTTAAAGTAAAAGAGCTTATGAATGAAGAAAAATTAAGACAGCAAAACATCGAGCTAAAACGAAAAGTAAAAAGGGGGGTAATTTTTATTATTATAACGATTCTGGTTGCTCTTTACGACAGATTTGTTCCGTGGTAATTTTAAAGATGTAAAAGTCACCCCCAACACCAAGCGCACTCGGTATTGGGGGTTAGCAATGAGTAAATTTTTATCTTAAGAAAAACAAATAGTCATTGTGTAGGGCTACTCCTCCTGAGCTTCCGGAGCCGATGCCTTTGCCGGATCGTCAGCATCCTTTTTTGCCGCAGGGGCATCGTAAAGGTTGTACTGCTGCTGCTTGGCGTAGCTATCGCGGAAGGCAATCTTCCCTATTTCGCTTATGTTACGGGTAAAGTTCCATACCGCGTTGAACTTGGCGATCCTTTCCTCGGTGTCGGCAGGCTGTGTAGTTTTGGCAACCGATTGCTGTACCATTGCCTCATTTAGCTTCAGCTTGCTTGCGCCTAGGTTTTCCATAAATCCGACGGGTAGGCGCTTGCTCAGCCTCTCCTTATACTCCGGCTTTTCGGCAACCGTTGTAACCAGGCTAATCTGGCGTATCATCTTCTCCGGGCTTTTGCGGGCATTTTCAATTCCGCGTTCACCAAATTCGATAGCGGCTGCAGCGTTGCTGGCAAACTCGCGATTTACATGAAAGTAGAAGATTTGCATCTCGCCCTTACAGTGCTCCATTAGGTCGTTCACCTTTTGGGTTGCAATCGTGATGGCGGCTTTAGATTCCAAGCTGGTGTAATCGTTTAGACAGGCATCGATGTTAGCGTCCCACTGTTCGAGCTGCTCCTGCGTTAAGCTGGGTTCTACCTTCTTTAGCGACTCTAAGTCACCTTTAGCAAGCTCTACTTTAGTTTTCGATTCCGTTAACATGTCGTTATCCGACATCGCATAGTTGCGATTTAGTAGTTTAGGCATCAGTATTAATGTTTTACTGAGTGGTAATTATGCAGAATATCGGCTAATCCTGCTTAGCAGCGTGGTTAAGACACATTTACAAGCTGTTTGGCTACCCTAACCAAGCATGCA
Proteins encoded in this region:
- a CDS encoding CPBP family glutamic-type intramembrane protease, producing MKEFFSFLLSPYDKPMVEGWRSKARFTLGSLGILVVLLLANAALQMLYIYFTGSKSHLETWQAYDNGLASIAKEIGPSFLLFYGCIIGPFMEEAAFRLPFSFKRGHVLVGLPILVLLISFVLGNWYLFVGVVILMGSVAFFVRQKITQEQLDALKKKHGKTLLHSVALLFALLHIGNYGEFSITHMGSYFFSIGSILISAYFFYYVRLRAGFLYGFVLHAAMNSFMLSEFFHN